The Zingiber officinale cultivar Zhangliang chromosome 2A, Zo_v1.1, whole genome shotgun sequence genomic sequence AAGTAGCACGGCCTTGGTCCTTGGAGAAAATATACGGATCGGGTAGAGTCTTTATCGGGTTTGATTTTCACCTCTTCTAGTACCTTCGGCTCTTCCTTCGGAGCGAGCCCTCGTATCGCATGGTCTCTCTTCTCCACCGCGAGCCAAACTCAGATCTCTTCCCTTCGAAGCGTGCTGAACGCCATTCGAGCAATCCCTTCGCTTCGCAGTGACCCGTCCGCCCTCTTTGGAGAGGAGGAGGTACGATGGAGGTGGAATTTTCATCGAAATGCACGACCTCCCGCTGGTCTGTATGAGGAGAAGAGCCCCTCGTGGAGGAAGAAGGTTGGCTTCCTTGCCCAAGTAGGTTAGGTTAAGGATCCCTGCAACTATCATTTATGTATCAGTGAGATGATTGTTATTGATCTCTTCGACGAGTTCTTCCAATCTGCTTTTTTAAACTTCATGTAATTGATTCTCATTTTTTGTTGTTATTCCGTCTCAAATTTCATGTCATTGATCTTATCAATTTTCCTTAAATTCAGTCAGTTTTGGTTTCCTAATAAAGATAACCCTATGAGAATCCTACTGGATAGTTCAGCTTAAAGTTAAACAACGTAATTCcatccaatttctcaaattttggtTAGTTTGGACTATTTCTTAAATGTGACCGTATAATCAATGTTTCATCAAAAATAGATTAGAAATTAAATCATATATGCTTAACTCCATTCGGTGTTCTCAATGCTGAGGTCTTTAAATAACATCGTATATTCTGTTTACAGGTTGTTCCTTCTGTTTTGTGCATTCCAGATACCTGTTTACAGTCCTCAGACTATTCCTTATCGCTTGCAAAAAGGGAAAAATTGAAATTTAGATTCAAAAGATTTAATAGTTATACTTTTGTTGCATAATATCAGCATCTAAGGGAAAAATTGTAATTTAGATTCAAAAGATTTAATAGTTATAAGTTTGTTATATAATATCAGCATCTAAGGTTGGTTTAGCTTCTCTAAAAAGTTATGTTAAAGTGAATAGTAGGAAGAAACACCTAGAAATTCTACATTTACTAGCTTAACTCCTTCGAACTGAAAGGTCAAGATAGTTACTCcagaaaaaaaatttttaagtgaGTTCTACTTTTTAGTACTATAATTGGGCAAGGAAGTATTCTGTCTTTATGAGTGGTAGAAAAGAAACTAGTGAGCCTATTTTACTATGCTATAACATTAAATAGTTCTTTGATATACTGCatctaatgaaaaaaaaaatgtttgtcaTGATGACACATTTTCTTTGGTTTTGTTATCTTAGCTCGCAAGAAGTTTATTTAGACTACTAAATACTCTGATCAATTACTTGGGAAATAATACAAAAGAAAGTGAAGACAATTGAGGGATTCAACCTGATGGAAAAACTGTCTTCAAGAAAGTGTTACTGAGAAGGTCAATTGTGAAACATCATCAACTTCTGGAGATAATATAGAGAATGGAAATCAAGAGGCAAAATCAAAAGATGAGGTGTCTACTTCTGCTAAGGTTTGATTGGACTCTGCTTATCTCTTTGTGATATCCCCCAGGCAGCTTTAGACAtttcttcttgttctttttcTCCCTACAAAAACAAGTCAACAACCTTGATTAAGTGAGGTCGGCCAAAACAGAGCAACTCTACTTGATCTCCGCTCCCAGAATTGCACCGGAGTGTAAGCAAGCTGAGCCTCCGCACCAGATTCGGCCGCCGCCGTCTTGCTGTTCTTCCTGTGGAAGAAAGTCAAATTTTTATGATGCGTATTTTTACTTCTCAAACACGAATCCAACGCGATCACAAATTTCATTTTGGCGGTTTATGTGAATAAGTGAAACATGTAGGGGTGGTAAAGCAGAGTTGAGTTCTGGGATatctaaatttatttgataagttaatTAAGTCCAACTGAACTTGTTTGAAATTTGTCTTAAGCTTTCAATtcaagttttatttgagtttagttcaggtttatttaaatattatcaaaCTCTTAATTTAAATTCGAttgtttgtttaaaacttttattgtttgattaattattgaattttataattgaaagttaattttttttatttagcatattcataaaaaatttattaataaatatgatttatgaatattattaataaatattattcatgaatattaataAGTTGAATGCATatgtattcaaatttatttatttaatttaataatttatttaaatttatttatttaatttaataatttatttaaatttatttatttatagttaaaaaaaaaacatgcagaGTTACCATGTTAACTTTTTGTTCTAATTGTGTCGTCTTCTTACTTTGGATTTCCATCCATCAGAAATTAAACATGGCAAAATAATATTCCTAAAATGACTGAAATTATTTGGACGACTCCACTGCCAAATGATTGTATGAACTGAAGGCAAATCCATGGTCGTGTCACTTGCACTAGTTGGAGAAACCAATGAAGAACAAATTGATTCGAATTCAGGAAATAGAAAATATAGAATGAAtatttccttttaaaaattaacatattTAAAATGATCCAGTAGTTTATTCGGCCCAAATATATGTTTTTAATGAGTTTTTGTTCGAAGTGCTAGCAGTCCAATTAGGGTTTTCACACGAACGAAGCGAGGGGGAGGCAGGTAAGCTTTCGATTAAGGATGACAATGGGTGGAGCGGAGGCGGTTTGTCATCTCTATCCTACCCCGTCTTCATTTTAACCAGCACCATTCCTGAAAAATCGGGATGGGATTTTTCCCGCCCCCGAATCCGCGGAGAAAATTGTCATCCCTTTCTCTCTGTTTTTTTGGATGATTTGGAGGTGGATTCGTTCGATCTTTTTTGTGATCGTTGGTTGCAGCGAGGATTAAGGTCCATGAGCTTCGCGGGAAGACGAAAACAGAGCTCCAGAATCAGTTGAAGGAGCTGAAGAATGAGCTTTCCCTCCTCCGTGTCGCTAAGGTGACCGGTGGCGCACCCAACAAGCTCTCGAAGATGTCAGCATATCTCTCCTTTGTTTTTTCATTTGACATTTGCGTGCGTTTACTTTAGCTTTCTTATAGGTTCTCAAAATTTGGATCTTTGGTTTGTTTGACAGAAAGGTGGTGAGACTGTCGATCGCGCGTGTGCTGACTGTGATCTCGCAGAAGCAGAAAGCTGCGTTGAGGGAggcttacaagaagaagaagctcctccCTCTGGATCTCCGCCCCAAGAAGACACGTGCCATCCGCCGCCGGCTTACCAAGCATcaggtaactctttttctttgaGGTTTCTTCAACAAAACGTGAATAGAGTGAACTGGGCAAGGAATATCTCTGCGATTTCTATATCATGCTTGTGCCTAGTTAGTTTGCTGTTGATTCTGCTTTCATGTTGTGTTCAGTTACTTCTTTCTGTATGATTGTATTTTCTCCCTCAAATTTGAGTTTGGGTCTCTGATTAGGCAATGTGTTTTGCATGCCTGGGCTCTCGGAGAAAACATACATGCCTCAAAATAGGTCATGGGGAGCATCATTTGATGTTTAGAATGTAGTTCATTGTATTTTAAGTAATCTGCACAGTCTAATCTGCCTTTTAACTTAATATACATATtcatgttttctttctttttttttttggttgattATTGCTCTCAGGGTACCGTCATTATTCTTTCAACTCTCCTTTACTATCCCCAATTACACTATTTCTCTTTCTCCTTGTTTGCCAACCAGCACGATGCCGTTGAAGAACTTCTCAATGAGTACAGCAATTGTCATTTTGAAATTTTGTGTAGCTAAATTGATCAGCCAAGCCTCTTCAATTGAATCATCCTTGGCTCTGCCTATTTTTTAAGCACTATGAACATATAGTAAATAGCTATGCTTTTTTAATGGATTGCTAAATTTAGTATGATCTTTTGTGATTTTAATAAATTTGGcactatatttttttcttaacaagtccatatatatatatatatatataatttggtaATAAATCCAGCACATTCTTGATTTTTAGGATCTGAATAACTtttatttccaaaaaaaatcctATATGGGTTTTTTGATTATTAGAGATACAATGGGGAGTCAAATGACTGATTATGTCATGTGGAATTAATAGTTGGAAGATATACTTTGAGAATTTCTCATTAAGGTTTTGTAAGGAGATTGCTTACAAAATTTATGTAAATGTGTAAGTTTGTTAAAGATAGAATACTATTAGACAGCTGAGATTTTGAAATCGAGTACTTTGTGCTTGATTTCACAGTTATCCTTAATTTTATCAGCAAAATCTCAGTATTTTGTGCTAGAATTTGTAGTTTTGCTTGATTTTATCAGTAACTATTAACTTGACAATCATTTGTGTATAGGATCCAGAGCAACTGAGCAAGAACAGGAATTTTTATAGAAGATATGATGATTCAGTAGTCTTGAGTGGGAATCCTACTCCATGTTGTCCCCTTCATTAATCATACTTGTTTGCACATGAGCCACCAAAGGCATTGCATGATAGTTACTGTGTTTCGACTATCACCTTTTATTTAGCCCTTGACAT encodes the following:
- the LOC122041834 gene encoding 60S ribosomal protein L35-4-like isoform X3; translated protein: MTMGGAEAARIKVHELRGKTKTELQNQLKELKNELSLLRVAKVTGGAPNKLSKIKVVRLSIARVLTVISQKQKAALREAYKKKKLLPLDLRPKKTRAIRRRLTKHQRAECHSNNPFASQ
- the LOC122041834 gene encoding 60S ribosomal protein L35-4-like isoform X2; amino-acid sequence: MTMGGAEAARIKVHELRGKTKTELQNQLKELKNELSLLRVAKVTGGAPNKLSKIKVVRLSIARVLTVISQKQKAALREAYKKKKLLPLDLRPKKTRAIRRRLTKHQLARSLFRLLNTLINYLGNNTKESEDN